The following coding sequences are from one Triticum dicoccoides isolate Atlit2015 ecotype Zavitan chromosome 4A, WEW_v2.0, whole genome shotgun sequence window:
- the LOC119283544 gene encoding scarecrow-like protein 33 has translation MDMISSMAFFRGMEEANRFLPRYSGAVEGSNMPHGGGGNGAEAGRSSKQMAVQVHPESKEESDMLDQFMLNSYDMCTTEARERCDEAEQQPISTKAPRGRRGARLAVVDDLETLLIRCAEAVATNDQRSACELLWRVKRHSSPTGDATQRLAHYFAEGLEARLAGRGSQLYRSLMVKCTPVVEVLKAYKLFMSACCFMKVCFLFSNKTIYNAVMGRHKLHIVHYGVNDGFQWPDLLRWLAEREGGPPKVRITSITSLWPGFRPAEQTYDTGQRLYRCAKQFGVPFEFRVIPAKAEDVRVEDLDINPDEVLVVNSLIHFRSLMDESVVIDRLNPRDMVLNTIRKMKPAVFVHAIVNASYNTTFFVTRFRQVLHNFAAHFDMMEATVPRDNDERLLVERDIIARCAMNIIACEGTDRVERPQNYREWQARNQRAGLRQLALDPDIVQFLKDIVKKQYHKHFVINEDHQWLLQGWKGRVLYAISTWVSDDASSTQVT, from the coding sequence ATGGACATGATCTCGAGCATGGCATTCTTCAGAGGAATGGAGGAAGCCAACAGATTCTTGCCCAGATACAGCGGGGCGGTGGAGGGTAGTAACATGCCTCACGGCGGCGGTGGCAACGGGGCAGAAGCTGGAAGGAGCAGCAAGCAAATGGCTGTGCAGGTGCACCCTGAATCCAAGGAGGAGagcgatatgttggaccagttcatgCTCAACAGCTACGACATGTGCACCACTGAGGCACGTGAGCGATGTGACGAGGCGGAGCAGCAGCCCATCTCCACCAAGGCGCCGCGTGGGAGGCGCGGCGCTAGGCTGGCGGTGGTGGACGACCTGGAGACACTGCTGATCCGTTGCGCGGAGGCAGTGGCCACTAACGATCAGCGCAGCGCGTGCGAGCTGCTGTGGCGGGTCAAGCGGCACTCTTCCCCAACAGGAGACGCCACACAGCGACTGGCGCATTACTTTGCTGAGGGTCTAGAGGCACGGCTGGCTGGTAGAGGGAGCCAGCTTTACCGATCGCTAATGGTGAAGTGCACCCCCGTTGTCGAGGTCCTCAAGGCCTACAAGCTCTTCATGTCCGCCTGCTGCTTCATGAAGGTGTGTTTCCTCTTCTCCAACAAGACCATCTACAATGCCGTCATGGGGAGACACAAGCTGCACATTGTGCACTATGGTGTCAATGACGGGTTCCAGTGGCCAGACTTGCTCCGGTGGCTAGCAGAAAGGGAGGGCGGCCCTCCGAAGGTGAGGATCACCAGCATTACCAGCCTCTGGCCAGGATTCCGTCCTGCCGAGCAAACTTACGATACAGGACAACGGCTCTACCGCTGCGCAAAGCAGTTTGGCGTGCCATTCGAGTTCCGCGTCATCCCAGCCAAGGCAGAGGATGTCCGGGTAGAGGATCTCGACATCAATCCTGACGAGGTTCTTGTCGTGAACAGCCTAATCCATTTTAGGTCCCTGATGGACGAAAGTGTTGTCATCGACAGGCTAAACCCCAGGGACATGGTGCTAAACACTATCAGAAAGATGAAGCCAGCCGTATTCGTCCATGCCATCGTGAACGCATCATACAACACGACATTTTTCGTGACACGGTTCCGCCAAGTGCTCCACAACTTCGCAGCACACTTCGACATGATGGAAGCCACGGTGCCACGAGACAATGATGAGAGGCTGCTGGTGGAGCGGGACATCATCGCACGatgtgccatgaacatcatcgcctGTGAGGGGACAGACCGGGTGGAGCGCCCTCAAAACTACAGGGAGTGGCAGGCGCGGAACCAGCGAGCAGGGCTCAGACAGTTGGCACTGGACCCAGACATTGTTCAGTTTTTGAAGGACATAGTGAAGAAGCAGTACCACAAGCATTTCGTGATCAACGAGGATCACCAATGGCTTCTGCAGGGATGGAAAGGACGCGTGCTCTACGCCATCTCCACATGGGTATCTGACGATGCTAGCAGCACTCAAGTGACATAA
- the LOC119286100 gene encoding scarecrow-like protein 33, with amino-acid sequence MPAMAPAQEEPLGLVKPAPPPPPPSFFLDQPSITNGGSQSQQPQDDLALAYISRMLMEEDITDKFFYQHPEHPTLLQAEQPFAEILSASGIATAGAHGSSALLPSQGNNTGIMASAFLSSEVHSPPLFLNGTVTAEAPRSGVTMGDLSSMAFFKGMEEANSFLPTVNVMVDARGRKKRSGMDSETEACMGRSSKQIAVRVLAHNDSEEEETALELDLLILNGYDMYSNETMKERGGQAAHQSICRKAPCVRHSARQMVVADLETLLIRCAEAVATNDRSNAGDLLKKIKQHSLPTGDARQRLAYYFAEGLEARLAGTGRQIYHSITAANHTSTVELFKSYHLCIAACCFLKVSLNFSNKNIYNAVAGRKKLHIVHYGVNDGFQWPDLLRWLADREGGPPEVRITGIISPQPGPCPVKQAKETKRRLSYCARQFGVPFKFHAIIAKLETVHAEDLDIDPDEVLVVNNMFHFRTLMDESLTFDMENPRDLVLNTIRKMKPSMLIHAAVNGAYSSAFFMTRFRQALNNFTAQFDMMESTMMQNKDKRLLVERHIFARSVMNIIACEGPDRVERPQNYKEWHARNQRAGLRQLSLDPDIVKMLKDQVKKQYHKHFMIDEDQRWLLLGWKGRVLYALSTWVADDASGSQLE; translated from the coding sequence atgcctGCAATGGCTCCCGCCCAGGAAGAGCCGTTGGGGCTCGTCAAGCctgcgccaccgccaccgcccccttcCTTCTTCCTCGACCAACCCTCGATAACCAACGGTGGCTCACAGTCACAGCAGCCGCAGGATGACCTGGCCTTGGCATACATCTCGCGCATgctcatggaggaggacatcaccgacaagttcttctaccaacaccCTGAGCATCCGACGCTCCTGCAGGCCGAGCAGCCCTTCGCTGAGATCCTCTCAGCCTCCGGCATCGCCACAGCTGGTGCCCATGGGTCCTCCGCTTTACTTCCAAGTCAAGGCAACAACACGGGCATCATGGCTTCCGCGTTCTTGTCCAGCGAGGTACATAGTCCACCCTTGTTCTTGAACGGCACAGTCACAGCGGAGGCGCCCAGGAGCGGCGTCACCATGGGCGACCTGTCGAGCATGGCTTTCTTCAAAGGCATGGAGGAGGCCAACAGCTTCTTGCCCACAGTCAATGTGATGGTGGATGCTAGGGGGCGTAAGAAGAGGTCTGGCATGGATAGCGAGACGGAGGCGTGCATGGGCAGGAGCAGCAAGCAAATAGCGGTGCGGGTGCTGGCGCATAATGATTCGGAGGAGGAAGAGACCGCACTTGAGCTGGACCTGCTCATCCTCAACGGCTATGACATGTACTCCAATGAGACGATGAAGGAGAGGGGGGGCCAGGCGGCGCATCAGAGCATTTGCAGGAAGGCGCCGTGTGTGAGGCACAGCGCGAGGCAGATGGTGGTGGCTGATCTGGAAACGCTGCTGATCCGCTGTGCGGAGGCGGTGGCTACCAATgaccggagcaacgccggcgatcTACTGAAGAAGATCAAGCAGCACTCGCTACCAACAGGAGACGCAAGGCAGCGACTGGCATATTACTTCGCCGAGGGGCTGGAGGCACGACTGGCGGGCACAGGGAGGCAAATATACCACTCGATCACCGCGGCGAATCACACCTCCACCGTGGAGCTCTTCAAAAGCTACCACCTGTGCATAGCCGCCTGCTGCTTCCTGAAGGTGTCGCTTAACTTCTCCAACAAAAACATCTACAATGCCGTGGCGGGGAGAAAGAAGCTGCACATTGTGCACTATGGTGTCAACGATGGGTTCCAGTGGCCGGATTTGCTCCGGTGGCTAGCAGACAGGGAGGGTGGGCCACCGGAGGTGAGGATCACCGGCATTATTAGCCCGCAGCCTGGGCCCTGTCCGGTTAAGCAAGCCAAGGAGACAAAACGCAGGCTCAGCTACTGTGCAAGGCAGTTTGGCGTGCCATTCAAGTTCCATGCTATCATAGCCAAGTTAGAGACTGTCCACGCTGAGGACCTCGACATCGATCCAGACGAGGTGCTCGTCGTGAACAATATGTTTCATTTCAGGACATTGATGGATGAGAGCCTCACCTTTGACATGGAAAACCCAAGGGACCTGGTGCTCAACACTATCAGGAAGATGAAACCATCCATGCTCATCCACGCTGCTGTCAATGGAGCATATAGCTCGGCGTTCTTCATGACTCGTTTCCGCCAAGCGCTCAACAACTTCACAGCGCAGTTTGACATGATGGAGAGTACCATGATGCAGAACAAAGACAAGAGGTTACTGGTGGAGCGGCACATTTTTGCACGCTCTGTGATGAATATCATTGCCTGTGAGGGCCCTGACCGGGTGGAGCGCCCTCAGAACTACAAGGAGTGGCATGCGCGGAACCAGCGAGCCGGACTAAGGCAGCTGTCATTAGACCCTGACATTGTTAAGATGCTCAAGGACCAAGTGAAGAAGCAGTACCACAAGCATTTCATGATTGATGAGGATCAACGGTGGCTTCTGCTCGGATGGAAAGGCCGGGTGCTCTACGCCCTCTCGACATGGGTAGCTGATGATGCTAGTGGCTCTCAACTGGAGTAG